Proteins encoded in a region of the Pelmatolapia mariae isolate MD_Pm_ZW linkage group LG16_19, Pm_UMD_F_2, whole genome shotgun sequence genome:
- the LOC134645762 gene encoding cytochrome P450 1B1-like, with amino-acid sequence MAQTDAEFGVKSSSSIIRQWSGQVQPALVVSLVFLFCLEACLWVRNLKLKRRLPGPFAWPVVGNALQLGQMPHITFTRLAKKYGEVYQIRLGCSDVVVLNGGQVIRQALIQHSTEFAGRPNFVSFQFVSGGKSMTFTNYSKQWKMHRKIAQSTIRAFSSANSQTKKAFEQQIVAEATELVESFLKLSAQGQYFNPAQELTVAAANVICALCFGKRYGHDDMEFRALLHKVDQFGQTVGAGSLVDVMPWLQSFPNPVRTVFRNFKSLNQDFFAFVKNKVEKHRETFDPEVTRDISDAIIGVLNEVEKGEELSVGYTEATVADLIGAGLDTVSTALHWIVLLLAKHPEIQTTLHELIDNVVGRNRLPSVEDRQHLAYLDAFIYETMRYTSFVPVTIPHSTTSDVTVSGLTIPKDTVVFINQWSVNHDPLMWKDPHIFDPSRFIDENGSLNKDLTNNVMIFSAGKRRCIGDQIAKVEIFVFFAILLHQCSFEKCPNEDFSLNSSYGLTLKPLNYKITAKLRGESLKGQ; translated from the coding sequence ATGGCTCAAACAGATGCAGAGTTTGGTgtgaagagcagcagcagcatcatcagACAATGGAGCGGACAGGTACAGCCTGCTTTGGTCGTATCATTGGTTTTCCTCTTCTGTCTGGAAGCCTGTCTCTGGGTCAGGAACCTCAAGCTCAAGAGAAGACTGCCGGGACCGTTCGCATGGCCTGTGGTGGGCAATGCCTTGCAGCTGGGCCAGATGCCTCACATCACCTTCACGAGACTAGCCAAAAAGTATGGTGAAGTGTATCAGATACGACTGGGTTGCAGTGACGTTGTGGTCCTGAATGGAGGCCAGGTTATTCGTCAGGCCCTGATACAGCACAGCACAGAGTTTGCAGGTAGACCCAACTTTGTATCTTTTCAATTCGTTTCCGGGGGGAAAAGCATGACTTTTACAAATTACAGCAAACAGTGGAAGATGCACAGGAAAATTGCTCAATCTACAATCAGAGCTTTCTCGTCTGCCAACAGTCAGACCAAGAAAGCCTTTGAGCAGCAGATTGTGGCTGAAGCCACAGAGCTAGTTGAGAGTTTCCTCAAACTCAGTGCTCAGGGCCAATATTTCAACCCAGCTCAAGAGCTGACAGTTGCTGCTGCTAATGTGATTTGTGCCTTGTGCTTTGGGAAGCGTTACGGACATGATGATATGGAGTTTAGAGCCTTGTTGCACAAGGTGGATCAGTTTGGACAGACAGTAGGGGCTGGCAGCTTGGTTGACGTGATGCCCTGGCTTCAGTCTTTCCCTAATCCAGTCCGCACTGTCTTCAGAAATTTCAAAAGCTTGAATCAGGACTTCTTTGCATTCGTCAAGAACAAAGTGGAGAAGCATAGAGAGACCTTTGATCCAGAGGTGACCAGGGACATAAGTGATGCCATCATTGGTGTCCTTAATGAGGTAGAGAAAGGCGAGGAGCTCTCTGTAGGCTACACAGAGGCGACTGTGGCAGACTTGATTGGTGCAGGTCTGGATACCGTCTCCACTGCTCTTCACTGGATTGTCCTTCTGTTGGCCAAACACCCTGAAATTCAAACCACACTCCATGAACTCATTGACAACGTGGTGGGGCGAAACCGGCTGCCATCTGTCGAGGACAGACAACACCTGGCTTACCTGGATGCCTTCATATATGAAACCATGCGGTATACCAGCTTTGTTCCTGTCACAATCCCCCACTCCACAACCTCAGACGTCACTGTCAGCGGTCTCACCATCCCCAAGGACACAGTGGTATTCATTAATCAGTGGTCCGTCAATCACGACCCCCTGATGTGGAAAGACCCACATATCTTTGACCCCTCGCGCTTCATTGATGAAAACGGCTCCCTAAACAAAGACCTCACGAACAATGTGATGATCTTCTCAGCAGGGAAGAGAAGATGCATTGGGGACCAGATAGCCAAAGTTGAGATATTTGTGTTCTTTGCGATTCTTCTGCACCAGTGCAGCTTTGAAAAATGCCCAAATGAGGACTTCTCTTTAAACTCTTCCTATGGCTTAACACTGAAGCCTTTAAATTACAAGATCACTGCCAAACTCAGGGGAGAATCACTGAAAGGCCAGTGA